A stretch of the Nicotiana tabacum cultivar K326 chromosome 6, ASM71507v2, whole genome shotgun sequence genome encodes the following:
- the LOC107786888 gene encoding peptide-N4-(N-acetyl-beta-glucosaminyl)asparagine amidase A-like encodes MATLIFFFFISFIAPLSSSLEHHSHFTKHGLRQNNTSQQYLEITRPLPFTDLTPSCTFHTLSHDFGNTMGLPPVSVAYFPPSNCSWTHVALQFNASSNGFQSDRIAAVWLDGTELLRTSTPQSTGNGVFWNVTKDVTRYSSILVNANSSLSVMLENLVNDIYTGVYHVNISFLYYDVQNMNVPSSSSSTNRKVKLENDVFVDNPIITGVNNLTSEYDKDKPADLIIPIISGNGSEGFWFRILNESELHGQRVIIPSNTYKAVLEIYVSSHGYDEFWYSNPPDSYIEMNNLTTRRGNGAYREVLLNIDENLVGSVVPFPVIFAGGINPLYWDPIVSIGAFDLPSFDIDLTPFLGLLLDGQSHFLGLGVADSIPFWLVDANLHLWLDINCALPCEVQAKSLDSSTPKFKIERSSSFVGLDGSFEVEMKRKSKFSSWVKSTAGSLTIKVSRELKFKNKIKLYQNGTEKKIKQKVKEEIEVRVLSESGSTISKTKVKRKYPLTITRKTLPSREDGTRLMLSNLDHKWKEKEKSKGYSSISLTNRQQCNAWMVVQDHNVLYDGATTQQSYSYEGEAGCYSRVISAVNGKLMNDIANSLCAAPLTFGSVSALWHQYG; translated from the coding sequence ATGGCGActctcatcttcttctttttcatcagTTTTATAGCTCCCCTTTCTTCTTCCCTTGAACACCATTCCCACTTCACCAAACACGGTCTTCGGCAGAATAACACTTCACAGCAATACTTAGAAATCACTCGTCCCTTGCCATTCACTGACCTCACTCCTTCTTGCACTTTTCACACCCTCAGCCATGACTTCGGCAATACAATGGGTCTTCCGCCGGTCTCCGTCGCTTACTTTCCTCCGTCCAATTGCTCTTGGACTCATGTGGCTCTTCAGTTCAATGCTTCTTCCAATGGTTTCCAATCCGACCGTATCGCCGCCGTGTGGCTTGACGGCACCGAGCTCCTCCGTACCAGCACCCCGCAGTCTACTGGAAACGGCGTTTTCTGGAATGTTACTAAAGACGTTACCAGGTACTCCTCCATCCTAGTCAACGCGAATAGTTCTCTCTCTGTCATGCTTGAAAATCTGGTCAACGACATTTATACAGGTGTATATCATGTCAATATTAGTTTCTTGTACTATGACGTTCAGAACATGAATGTTCCATCATCAAGTAGTAGTACTAATCGGAAAGTGAAGCTGGAAAATGATGTGTTTGTGGATAATCCGATAATAACGGGAGTGAACAATTTGACAAGTGAGTACGACAAAGACAAGCCAGCTGATTTGATAATACCAATAATATCAGGAAATGGGAGTGAAGGATTTTGGTTCCGAATTCTAAACGAATCGGAGTTGCATGGACAGAGAGTTATTATTCCGAGTAACACATACAAAGCTGTGCTTGAAATATACGTTTCATCTCACGGGTATGATGAGTTTTGGTACTCAAATCCTCCTGATTCGTACATAGAGATGAATAATTTGACTACTAGGAGAGGCAACGGAGCGTATAGGGAAGTTTTATTGAACATAGATGAGAATTTGGTAGGATCCGTGGTTCCTTTCCCTGTGATTTTCGCAGGTGGAATTAATCCTCTGTATTGGGATCCAATTGTTTCAATAGGGGCATTTGATCTTCCTTCTTTCGACATTGACTTAACACCATTTTTGGGGCTTTTACTTGATGGCCAATCCCATTTTCTAGGGCTTGGAGTTGCGGATAGCATTCCCTTTTGGCTAGTGGATGCGAATTTGCACCTTTGGTTGGATATCAATTGCGCATTGCCATGTGAAGTGCAGGCTAAATCTCTTGATTCGAGTACTCCCAAGTTCAAAATTGAGCGATCTTCGAGCTTTGTAGGACTGGATGGTTCATTTGAGGTTGAGATGAAGAGGAAGAGCAAGTTTTCTTCTTGGGTGAAGTCAACAGCAGGCAGTTTGACTATTAAAGTTTCGCGAGAACTGAAGTTCAAGAACAAAATAAAGCTTTATCAGAACGGAACTGAAAAGAAGATTAAGCAAAAGGTAAAAGAAGAGATTGAAGTTAGAGTATTGTCAGAGAGTGGTAGCACGATATCTAAGACCAAAGTAAAGAGGAAATATCCGCTTACTATAACAAGGAAGACTTTGCCATCACGAGAGGATGGTACGAGGTTGATGCTTTCTAATTTGGACCATAAATGGAAGGAGAAGGAGAAATCGAAAGGATATTCTTCAATCTCTTTGACCAATAGGCAGCAATGCAACGCGTGGATGGTTGTTCAAGATCACAATGTTTTATACGACGGAGCAACCACTCAACAGAGTTATTCTTATGAGGGTGAAGCTGGTTGCTATTCTCGAGTCATTTCAGCTGTCAATGGCAAGCTTATGAATGACATTGCAAACAGTCTTTGTGCAGCTCCGTTGACGTTTGGTTCAGTTTCTGCTTTGTGGCACCAATATGGTTGA